A stretch of Cydia splendana chromosome 7, ilCydSple1.2, whole genome shotgun sequence DNA encodes these proteins:
- the LOC134792412 gene encoding uncharacterized protein LOC134792412 isoform X1 yields MGNKQLNKKKTSRKRQLGRFQQTMELTKRRKLDNFTAEHDTISLDYIELQNMEMESPISSTTDIQSNDEATGSNILNPRIAQVDDTYRVPSILEEEDTHELQISFNVEEELPDKTVGRRIVAVSYHSIRFLAFYPIKDCMETIYINAIFHRQNRNFLVLFILQDGLFVTLTSRSHIVLFGAFRE; encoded by the exons atgggtaacaagcaattgaataaaaagaagacatctcgaaaaagacaactcggaagattccaacaaacaatggaactaac gaaaagaagaaaattgGATAATTTCACAGCCGAACATGATACTATATCTTTAGACTACATCGA actgcaaaatatggaaatggaatctccgatttcatcaaccactgacattcaaagtaacga TGAGGCGACCGGCTCAAACATTTTGAACCCACGCATTGCACAGGTGGATGACACTTATCGGGTTCCTAGTATATTAGAGGAAGAAGATACCCATGAG ttacaaATATCGTTCAATGTGGAAGAAGAGCTTCCTGACAAAACCGTCGGTCGAAGAATTGTCGCAGTTAGTTACCATTCGATTCGATTCCTCGCATTTTATCCAATAAAAGATTGTAtggaaactatatacataaacgcaatatttcaccgacaaaatcgcaattttcttgttttgttcatacttcaagatggactctttgtgaccttgacgtcacggtcacatatcgttttgttcggggcgtttcgcgagtga
- the LOC134792412 gene encoding uncharacterized protein LOC134792412 isoform X2 codes for MGNKQLNKKKTSRKRQLGRFQQTMELTKRRKLDNFTAEHDTISLDYIELQNMEMESPISSTTDIQSNDEATGSNILNPRIAQVDDTYRVPSILEEEDTHEVGDSC; via the exons atgggtaacaagcaattgaataaaaagaagacatctcgaaaaagacaactcggaagattccaacaaacaatggaactaac gaaaagaagaaaattgGATAATTTCACAGCCGAACATGATACTATATCTTTAGACTACATCGA actgcaaaatatggaaatggaatctccgatttcatcaaccactgacattcaaagtaacga TGAGGCGACCGGCTCAAACATTTTGAACCCACGCATTGCACAGGTGGATGACACTTATCGGGTTCCTAGTATATTAGAGGAAGAAGATACCCATGAGGTAGGTGATTCATGCTAA